In Gemmata obscuriglobus, a single genomic region encodes these proteins:
- a CDS encoding BON domain-containing protein has translation MRQFASVMILVALFLLLVGSKFKASDGDKLAAVSRLTVAKLRNALPHGVNVSAPVDALRKELPTRADEAVRARLAADKRFVGVEFTVTAEGNVVTLRGVVPNANVKRLAVGVARNTVGVDEVVDELAAPVE, from the coding sequence ATGCGCCAGTTCGCCTCCGTGATGATTCTGGTGGCCCTGTTCCTGTTGCTGGTCGGCAGCAAGTTCAAGGCGTCCGACGGTGACAAGCTCGCGGCGGTGTCGCGGCTGACGGTGGCGAAACTCCGTAATGCACTGCCGCATGGGGTGAACGTGTCCGCGCCGGTGGACGCACTGCGTAAAGAGCTACCCACTCGCGCCGACGAGGCCGTTCGCGCCCGGCTAGCGGCCGACAAGCGGTTCGTGGGCGTCGAGTTCACGGTCACCGCCGAGGGCAACGTGGTGACGCTCCGCGGCGTGGTGCCGAACGCCAACGTGAAGCGCCTGGCCGTTGGGGTGGCGCGGAACACCGTCGGTGTCGATGAGGTGGTGGACGAACTCGCCGCGCCCGTCGAGTAG
- a CDS encoding aminotransferase class V-fold PLP-dependent enzyme, which yields MIYLDNAATSFPKPESVYVAMDRFARHSLANPGRSGHRMALESEHALSDARHRLNRFFNGRNPERWAFTLNCTDALNMAFKGVLNDGDHVITTDLEHNSVSRPLVALAEAGRITLTRVPADSGGTIDPEAVRAAIGPKTRLVAMTHASNVLGTVQPITDVGRICRERDVLFLVDAAQTAGAIAVDVQAAHIDLLAFPGHKSLLGPTGTGALYVGPRVTLRPWREGGTGGDSLTPTQPTDFPHYLEGGTPNVLGVVGLVAGLDFVEARGVESIRRHETELCERLRGALAELPGFEVFGHANEAQRVGALSFRCELLPAPEFAGVLDQSFNIAVRPGLHCSPYVHKALGTAPDGLVRVSPGPFSTAADIDVLADALKQITSV from the coding sequence ATGATCTACCTCGATAACGCCGCGACCAGCTTCCCGAAGCCCGAGAGCGTGTACGTCGCGATGGACCGCTTCGCGCGGCACTCGCTCGCCAACCCGGGGCGCTCGGGGCACCGGATGGCGCTGGAGTCCGAGCACGCCCTCTCCGACGCGCGGCACCGGCTCAACCGCTTCTTCAACGGCCGCAACCCGGAACGCTGGGCGTTCACGCTCAACTGCACCGACGCCCTCAACATGGCGTTCAAGGGCGTACTGAACGACGGCGACCACGTCATCACCACGGACCTCGAACACAACAGCGTGTCGCGCCCGCTGGTGGCGCTCGCGGAAGCCGGGCGCATCACCCTGACACGCGTTCCGGCCGACAGCGGCGGCACGATCGACCCCGAAGCGGTGCGCGCCGCGATCGGGCCGAAGACCCGGCTCGTCGCGATGACCCACGCCAGCAACGTGCTCGGCACCGTGCAGCCGATCACCGACGTGGGGCGCATCTGCCGCGAGCGCGACGTGCTGTTTCTGGTCGACGCCGCACAGACCGCGGGGGCGATCGCGGTCGATGTCCAGGCCGCGCACATCGATCTGCTCGCGTTCCCGGGGCACAAGTCGCTGCTCGGCCCCACGGGGACCGGCGCACTGTACGTCGGGCCGCGCGTGACGCTCCGGCCGTGGCGCGAGGGCGGCACCGGGGGCGACTCGCTCACCCCCACGCAACCAACCGACTTCCCGCACTACCTTGAAGGTGGTACGCCCAACGTGCTCGGCGTCGTGGGGCTGGTCGCCGGGCTGGACTTCGTCGAAGCGCGCGGCGTCGAGAGCATCCGCCGGCACGAAACGGAGCTGTGCGAGCGCCTGCGGGGCGCCCTTGCGGAACTGCCCGGGTTCGAGGTGTTCGGCCACGCGAACGAGGCACAGCGCGTCGGTGCGCTGAGCTTTCGGTGTGAACTCCTCCCGGCGCCGGAATTCGCGGGTGTGCTCGACCAGTCGTTTAACATCGCGGTGCGCCCCGGCTTGCACTGTTCGCCGTACGTCCATAAGGCGCTTGGCACCGCTCCTGACGGCTTGGTGCGGGTCAGCCCGGGGCCGTTCAGCACCGCCGCCGATATCGACGTGCTGGCCGACGCGCTGAAGCAGATCACGAGCGTATGA
- a CDS encoding Uma2 family endonuclease, with protein sequence MGTKVAPLPADAPPRSVHRFTIEEYERLTAIGFFTPGDRSELIDGWLVDKMAHNPQHAGTVDVTNSAIADLLPAEWTTRTQLPVRLPGDNAPEPDVAVVQAPKQQYTKRHPTEKDVTIVIEVSDTSLDEDRRLKIPQYAKAKLPVYWIVNLVDRCVEVYTQPKGGKNPTYKTRADYGPGDVVPVVVDGEQVGTISVTDLLP encoded by the coding sequence ATGGGAACGAAGGTCGCGCCGCTGCCTGCCGACGCCCCCCCGCGCTCCGTTCACCGGTTCACGATCGAGGAGTACGAGCGGCTGACGGCGATCGGGTTCTTCACCCCCGGCGACCGCTCCGAGCTGATCGACGGCTGGCTGGTGGACAAGATGGCCCACAACCCTCAGCACGCCGGTACGGTCGATGTGACCAACAGCGCCATCGCCGATTTGCTCCCGGCCGAGTGGACGACGCGCACGCAACTGCCGGTGCGGCTCCCCGGCGACAACGCACCTGAGCCGGACGTCGCCGTCGTCCAGGCGCCGAAACAGCAGTACACGAAGCGGCACCCGACGGAAAAGGACGTGACGATCGTCATTGAGGTGTCTGACACTTCGCTCGACGAGGACCGGCGGTTGAAAATCCCGCAGTACGCGAAGGCCAAGTTGCCCGTGTACTGGATCGTAAATCTCGTGGATCGGTGCGTGGAAGTGTACACGCAACCGAAGGGCGGCAAGAACCCGACGTACAAGACACGCGCCGACTACGGCCCGGGCGACGTGGTGCCCGTAGTAGTTGACGGCGAGCAGGTCGGTACAATCTCAGTAACCGATTTGCTGCCTTGA
- a CDS encoding ThiF family adenylyltransferase, whose product MNDANPLERYSRQMRFPGLGKGGQEKLLASRVTLCGCGALGTVLANTLVRAGVGFVRVIDRDFVEPSNLQRQVLFDESDVTSNLPKAEAAATKLRAINSSVTVEPIVADINRTNIEDFCDGADLILDGSDNFEIRYLINDVAFKHGKPWVYGGAVGSQGMSMTIIPGETPCLRCVFEAAPAPGETGTCETAGVLGPAVAIVASYQATEAIKLLSGNKAAVNRELLILDVWENTNKRVKVAPLAGRKGQCPCCAKRNFEWLDGAHGTQTTSLCGRNAVQVSHRTKGKLDFAYLAGVLKQSGEVSYNKFLLKFQLVENGDPYEFTVFEDGRAIIKGTDEPDKARTLYAKYVGH is encoded by the coding sequence ATGAACGACGCGAACCCTCTCGAACGTTACTCCCGCCAGATGCGGTTCCCGGGTCTGGGCAAAGGTGGGCAGGAGAAACTGCTCGCCAGCCGCGTCACGCTCTGCGGGTGCGGCGCGCTCGGCACCGTGCTCGCCAACACCCTCGTGCGCGCCGGTGTGGGGTTCGTGCGGGTCATCGACCGCGACTTCGTCGAGCCGTCGAACTTGCAGCGGCAGGTGCTGTTCGACGAGTCCGACGTGACCAGCAACCTGCCGAAGGCCGAGGCCGCCGCCACCAAACTGCGCGCGATCAACTCGTCGGTCACGGTGGAGCCGATCGTCGCGGACATCAACCGCACCAACATTGAGGACTTCTGCGACGGCGCCGACCTGATCCTCGACGGCAGCGACAACTTCGAGATCCGCTACCTCATCAACGACGTGGCGTTCAAGCACGGGAAGCCGTGGGTCTACGGCGGGGCGGTGGGCAGCCAGGGGATGAGCATGACCATCATCCCGGGCGAGACGCCGTGCCTGCGGTGCGTGTTTGAGGCCGCACCGGCCCCGGGCGAGACCGGGACGTGTGAGACGGCCGGCGTGCTCGGGCCGGCGGTCGCCATCGTCGCAAGCTACCAGGCCACCGAGGCGATCAAGCTGCTGTCCGGCAACAAGGCCGCGGTGAATCGCGAGCTGCTGATCCTCGACGTGTGGGAGAACACCAACAAGCGCGTGAAGGTGGCGCCGCTCGCGGGGCGCAAGGGGCAGTGCCCGTGCTGCGCGAAGCGTAACTTCGAGTGGCTCGACGGCGCGCACGGCACCCAGACCACGTCGCTGTGCGGCCGCAACGCGGTGCAAGTGAGCCACCGGACGAAGGGCAAGCTCGACTTCGCGTACCTCGCGGGCGTGCTGAAGCAGTCGGGCGAGGTGAGCTACAACAAGTTCCTGCTGAAGTTCCAACTGGTCGAGAACGGCGACCCGTACGAGTTCACGGTGTTCGAGGACGGCCGGGCGATCATCAAGGGCACCGACGAGCCGGACAAGGCCCGCACGCTGTACGCCAAGTACGTCGGGCACTGA
- a CDS encoding ubiquitin-like small modifier protein 1, with amino-acid sequence MAIKVQIPTPMREQTGGKAEVDVTGATVKAALADLVRQYPGVEPKLFADGKLRPYINVFLNDEDIRYLDEMDTAVTDGVIVALIPAVAGG; translated from the coding sequence ATGGCGATCAAGGTTCAGATCCCGACCCCGATGCGCGAGCAGACCGGCGGGAAGGCGGAAGTGGACGTGACCGGCGCGACCGTGAAGGCCGCGCTCGCGGACCTCGTGCGCCAGTACCCCGGGGTCGAGCCCAAGCTGTTCGCGGACGGCAAGCTCCGCCCGTACATCAACGTGTTCCTGAACGACGAGGACATCCGCTACCTCGACGAGATGGACACCGCGGTGACCGACGGCGTGATCGTGGCGCTCATTCCCGCCGTCGCGGGCGGGTGA
- the thrC gene encoding threonine synthase, producing the protein MASNDFVLGLKCRVCGKLYPKGAHFFCADDSGPLEVAYDYEKIKPHVSRAKFQSRPKNMWRYRELLPLDGEPTVGPQVGGTPLIRADRLADALGVERLWIKNDAVNFPTLSFKDRVVSVALSKARELGMRMVGCASTGNLANSVAALSASAGLEATILVPADLERVKILGTAVYGAKVVKVSGTYDQVNRLCTQIVMEYGWGFVNVNLRPFYAEGSKTVGFEIAEDLGWRFPQHVVCPMAGGALIGKIHKGFTELSKLGLVDQPVTTKMYGAQAAGCNPIADCVKSNRERHKPVRTPNTICKSLAIGDPADGYFAAKLIRETGGWAEDVTDAEIVEGMQLLAKTEGVFAETAGGTTLAVAKKLIESGRIPRHEEIVICITGNGLKTQDAVFDALDEPAVIKPALADFKELVGLGERAAEPVLV; encoded by the coding sequence GTGGCGAGTAACGACTTCGTTCTGGGCCTGAAGTGTCGCGTGTGCGGCAAACTGTACCCGAAGGGCGCGCACTTCTTCTGCGCCGACGATTCCGGGCCGCTCGAAGTCGCCTACGATTACGAAAAGATCAAGCCGCACGTCAGCCGGGCCAAGTTCCAGTCGCGCCCCAAAAACATGTGGCGGTACCGTGAGCTGCTCCCGCTCGACGGCGAACCGACCGTCGGCCCGCAGGTCGGCGGCACCCCGCTGATCCGCGCCGACCGGCTCGCGGACGCGCTGGGCGTCGAGCGGCTGTGGATCAAGAACGACGCGGTCAACTTCCCGACCCTCTCGTTCAAGGACCGCGTCGTCTCCGTCGCGCTCTCGAAGGCCCGCGAACTCGGGATGCGGATGGTCGGGTGCGCCAGCACCGGGAACCTCGCCAACAGCGTCGCGGCGCTGTCCGCGTCCGCCGGGCTCGAGGCCACCATCCTGGTCCCGGCCGACCTCGAGCGGGTCAAGATCCTGGGCACCGCGGTGTACGGCGCGAAGGTCGTGAAGGTGTCCGGCACCTACGACCAGGTGAACCGGCTCTGCACCCAGATCGTGATGGAGTACGGGTGGGGGTTCGTGAACGTGAACCTGCGCCCGTTCTACGCGGAAGGGTCCAAGACGGTCGGGTTCGAGATCGCCGAGGACCTGGGCTGGCGGTTCCCGCAGCACGTCGTCTGCCCGATGGCCGGCGGCGCGCTGATCGGCAAGATCCACAAGGGGTTCACCGAGCTGAGCAAGCTCGGGCTCGTGGACCAACCGGTCACGACCAAGATGTACGGGGCGCAGGCCGCCGGCTGCAACCCGATCGCGGACTGCGTGAAGAGCAACCGCGAGCGGCACAAGCCGGTGCGGACCCCCAACACGATCTGCAAGAGCCTCGCCATCGGCGACCCGGCCGACGGGTACTTCGCGGCGAAGCTGATCCGCGAGACCGGCGGCTGGGCCGAGGACGTGACCGACGCGGAGATCGTGGAGGGGATGCAGCTCCTCGCGAAGACCGAGGGCGTGTTCGCGGAGACGGCCGGCGGGACGACGCTGGCGGTCGCCAAGAAGCTGATCGAGTCGGGCCGCATCCCGCGGCACGAGGAGATCGTGATCTGCATCACCGGCAACGGGCTCAAGACCCAGGACGCGGTGTTCGACGCCCTCGACGAGCCGGCGGTCATCAAGCCGGCCCTGGCCGACTTCAAGGAACTGGTCGGGCTGGGCGAGCGGGCTGCGGAACCGGTGCTGGTGTGA
- a CDS encoding patatin-like phospholipase family protein, translated as MVTLRGCARWAVFVLPVIGLAALLGCAPAPRPDGTSPRPHRAMASADGPVIVPPGAVLANPSDLDAGLRKPRHVLALSSGGLYGAYSAGVLDGWSRTGLRPEFDVVTGTSTGALIAPFAFLGSHYDAQSMKLYTGVRAEDIFRARAWITIPFRDALATSAPLKKLIESQVNQDLMAAIAAEHRKGRRLYVGTTDLRTKRTVIWDMGAIACRPPSEGSALFRDVLLASASIPGVAPPVPFRIEVDGQQVTEYHTDGGITAPLFVPPNVFMSAAPEPGEPPAFAGAGFYAIVAGKLYPDEGPVRRRILPVLGASTAALLAAHCRAELANMYWQARYAGMRYHMIALSQDAHIQPDSAVSFDQDLMKRLYEEGRRDGEGGPNWLYSPPALSPCDGDYARGSSRLRTMPTVPISVP; from the coding sequence ATGGTCACGTTGCGCGGTTGCGCCCGCTGGGCGGTCTTCGTGCTCCCCGTCATCGGTCTGGCGGCGCTCCTCGGGTGCGCGCCGGCGCCGCGCCCCGACGGCACGTCCCCCCGCCCCCACCGGGCGATGGCGTCCGCCGACGGCCCGGTGATCGTCCCGCCGGGGGCGGTGCTGGCGAACCCGTCGGACCTCGACGCGGGGCTGCGCAAGCCCCGGCACGTGCTCGCCCTGTCCAGCGGCGGGCTCTACGGCGCGTACTCCGCCGGCGTCCTCGACGGGTGGAGCCGGACCGGGCTGCGGCCCGAGTTCGACGTGGTCACCGGGACCAGCACCGGGGCGCTGATCGCCCCGTTCGCGTTCCTGGGCAGCCACTACGACGCGCAATCGATGAAGCTCTACACGGGGGTGCGCGCCGAGGACATTTTCCGCGCCCGGGCGTGGATCACGATCCCGTTCCGCGACGCCCTCGCCACCTCCGCCCCGCTCAAAAAGCTGATCGAATCGCAGGTCAACCAGGACCTCATGGCGGCGATCGCCGCGGAGCACCGCAAGGGCCGCCGGCTGTACGTCGGGACGACGGACCTGCGCACCAAACGGACGGTGATCTGGGACATGGGCGCGATCGCGTGCCGGCCGCCCTCCGAGGGGAGCGCGCTGTTCCGCGACGTGCTGCTGGCGTCCGCCTCGATCCCGGGCGTGGCCCCGCCGGTGCCGTTCCGCATCGAGGTCGACGGGCAGCAGGTCACCGAGTACCACACCGACGGCGGCATCACCGCGCCGCTGTTCGTCCCGCCGAACGTGTTCATGAGCGCCGCGCCCGAGCCGGGCGAGCCGCCGGCGTTCGCGGGCGCGGGGTTCTACGCCATCGTGGCCGGGAAGCTGTACCCGGACGAAGGGCCGGTGCGGCGCCGCATCCTCCCGGTCCTGGGGGCCAGCACCGCGGCGCTGCTCGCGGCCCACTGCCGGGCGGAGCTGGCGAACATGTACTGGCAGGCGCGGTACGCCGGGATGCGGTACCACATGATCGCGCTGAGCCAGGACGCGCACATTCAGCCCGATTCGGCCGTCAGCTTCGACCAGGACCTGATGAAGCGGCTGTACGAAGAGGGCCGGCGCGACGGCGAGGGCGGGCCGAACTGGCTGTACTCCCCGCCGGCGCTCAGCCCGTGCGACGGCGACTACGCCCGCGGCAGCTCCCGGCTCCGGACCATGCCCACGGTTCCGATTTCGGTGCCGTAA